In one Lolium rigidum isolate FL_2022 chromosome 3, APGP_CSIRO_Lrig_0.1, whole genome shotgun sequence genomic region, the following are encoded:
- the LOC124701670 gene encoding scarecrow-like protein 21 produces MSMQASNRSYRYPDNSQIPYYNSAMHVGTNSTCYVQQNHVDLHYMSSDGGSQNSNSKTEMFQPQYCTLDSSSANCVYPVHTSTSPQCLSRSHISQHDRHSDHSHDSPASASCITEVPSLKFTTLQELENAMYGSESDIVSSENSLIGTALDQSNWRDLLGVNSGDLKQVIVACGKAVDENHCRKDLLISELQKMVSVSGEPMQRLGAYMLEGLVARRSSTGHTLYKSLKCKEPQPTNSELMSYMRLLYDICPFLKFGYMSANGAIAEAVKGENFIHIIDFQIAQGSQWETMIQAFAMRPDGPPCLKITGIDDSDSAYARRGGLDIVGRRLCSIAQSCRLPFEFNAVHAASHEVTLEHLGIRYGEAIAVNFAYQLHHTPDESVCTENHRDRILRMVKSLSPRVVTLVEQEANTNTAPFFSRYMETLDYYIAMFEAIDVACQRDDKKRMSTEQHCVARDIVNIVACEGAERVERHEPFGKWRSRLAMAGFRPYPLSALVNNTIIDLLSDNYHINYKLEEKDGVLYLGWKNRKLVVSSAWR; encoded by the coding sequence ATGTCAATGCAGGCATCTAACCGGTCATACAGATATCCAGACAATTCTCAAATACCATACTACAACAGTGCAATGCACGTGGGGACAAATAGTACTTGCTATGTGCAGCAAAATCATGTGGATCTTCACTACATGTCCTCTGATGGTGGTTCGCAGAACAGCAATTCCAAGACCGAGATGTTTCAACCACAGTACTGCACTCTGGATTCTTCATCAGCCAATTGTGTTTATCCTGTCCATACCTCTACATCTCCTCAGTGCCTAAGTAGGAGCCACATTTCTCAGCATGATAGACACTCGGACCACTCACATGATTCCCCTGCAAGTGCTTCGTGCATTACCGAGGTTCCAAGTTTGAAATTTACAACACTTCAGGAGCTAGAAAATGCAATGTATGGATCCGAGTCAGACATAGTTAGCTCCGAAAACTCCCTAATTGGCACCGCATTAGACCAAAGTAACTGGAGAGATCTTCTGGGAGTTAATTCTGGAGACTTGAAGCAGGTAATTGTAGCATGTGGTAAGGCTGTTGATGAGAATCATTGCCGTAAGGACTTACTGATATCAGAGTTACAGAAGATGGTTTCCGTCTCTGGAGAACCAATGCAACGACTGGGAGCTTATATGTTGGAAGGCCTTGTTGCCAGGCGGTCGTCCACTGGACATACCTTGTATAAATCTCTGAAGTGTAAGGAACCTCAACCTACGAATTCAGAGCTTATGTCCTACATGCGCCTTCTCTATGATATCTGTCCATTCTTGAAATTTGGTTACATGTCTGCCAATGGTGCTATAGCCGAGGCTGTTAAGGGTGAGAACTTTATTCACATCATCGATTTCCAAATCGCTCAAGGAAGCCAGTGGGAAACTATGATACAGGCCTTTGCTATGAGGCCTGATGGACCACCATGCCTAAAAATTACTGGTATAGATGACTCAGATTCGGCTTATGCCCGGAGGGGTGGACTGGATATAGTTGGACGGAGGTTATGCAGCATTGCTCAGTCATGCCGTCTGCCCTTTGAGTTCAATGCCGTACACGCAGCTAGTCATGAGGTCACACTTGAACATCTTGGTATAAGATACGGGGAGGCTATTGCTGTCAACTTTGCTTATCAGCTGCATCATACTCCTGATGAGAGTGTCTGCACAGAAAACCACCGGGATAGGATATTGAGAATGGTTAAAAGCCTTTCTCCTAGGGTAGTTACTCTCGTAGAGCAGGAGGCAAACACAAACACCGCCCCATTCTTCAGTAGATACATGGAGACCCTTGACTACTACATAGCCATGTTCGAGGCAATAGATGTTGCTTGCCAGAGGGATGACAAGAAGCGGATGAGCACTGAGCAGCACTGTGTTGCAAGAGATATTGTCAATATAGTTGCATGTGAAGGTGCAGAAAGAGTGGAGAGGCATGAGCCTTTTGGAAAGTGGCGGTCCAGGCTTGCAATGGCTGGGTTTAGACCATACCCACTTAGTGCATTGGTGAACAATACTATCATAGATTTGTTAAGTGACAATTACCACATTAACTACAAGCTAGAGGAGAAAGATGGTGTTCTTTATCTTGGATGGAAGAACAGAAAGCTGGTCGTATCTTCTGCGTGGCGGTGA